In the genome of Pelagibacterium nitratireducens, one region contains:
- a CDS encoding alpha/beta hydrolase encodes MPVFQSEGFALAYQVHGEGKPIIAVHGFASNGDVNWVATGWVDELTKAGYQVVTLDNRGHGASEKIYDPSVYGAPDMARDVANLIDHLGFDKAALIGYSMGARISAFVCIQNPEKVACAIFGGLGGNMVRPMLDSDEIIAGLNAPTLADVTHKTGRQFRIFAEHTKSDLKALSACMAGSRTKMTEEQVSQIAVPVLVAVGSEDEVGGDPQVLANLMAHGEALVIERRDHMRATGDPQFRRGAVAFLARVYPA; translated from the coding sequence ATGCCCGTTTTCCAATCCGAAGGTTTCGCGCTTGCCTACCAGGTTCACGGCGAGGGAAAGCCGATAATTGCCGTTCATGGCTTTGCTTCGAATGGAGACGTCAACTGGGTGGCGACCGGCTGGGTCGATGAGCTCACCAAGGCGGGTTATCAGGTCGTCACGCTGGACAATCGCGGTCACGGAGCGTCCGAAAAGATCTACGATCCATCGGTCTATGGCGCTCCGGACATGGCGCGGGACGTGGCCAATCTCATCGATCATCTCGGGTTCGATAAGGCTGCGCTGATCGGCTATTCGATGGGCGCGCGGATCAGCGCTTTCGTGTGCATCCAGAACCCGGAAAAGGTCGCCTGCGCCATCTTTGGCGGGCTGGGCGGCAATATGGTGCGCCCGATGCTCGACAGCGACGAGATCATCGCCGGGCTCAACGCGCCCACGCTGGCCGATGTCACCCACAAGACAGGGCGGCAGTTCCGCATTTTTGCCGAACATACAAAGAGCGATTTGAAGGCGCTTTCGGCCTGCATGGCCGGGTCGCGCACCAAAATGACCGAAGAGCAGGTCAGCCAGATTGCCGTGCCGGTTCTGGTTGCCGTGGGCAGCGAAGACGAGGTGGGCGGCGACCCCCAGGTGCTGGCCAATCTGATGGCGCATGGCGAAGCGCTGGTTATCGAGCGCCGCGATCACATGCGCGCAACCGGCGACCCGCAGTTCAGGCGGGGCGCGGTGGCGTTTCTGGCGCGGGTTTATCCCGCGTAA
- a CDS encoding zinc-finger domain-containing protein, whose protein sequence is MAQHGTPHFHNSEGLARIEIGAKEFQCVGAKPPFDHPHVFLDMGHDTEIVCPYCSTLYIFSPALPHGAANPPSAVFEVEHA, encoded by the coding sequence ATGGCACAGCACGGAACTCCTCACTTCCACAATTCCGAAGGATTGGCCCGCATCGAGATCGGCGCCAAGGAATTCCAGTGCGTTGGCGCAAAGCCGCCCTTCGACCATCCCCATGTGTTCCTCGACATGGGCCACGACACCGAGATCGTCTGCCCCTATTGCTCGACGCTCTATATCTTCAGCCCCGCCCTGCCCCATGGTGCGGCCAACCCGCCCAGCGCGGTGTTCGAGGTCGAACACGCCTAG